Proteins encoded together in one Ipomoea triloba cultivar NCNSP0323 chromosome 4, ASM357664v1 window:
- the LOC116015961 gene encoding uncharacterized protein LOC116015961: MEQIRAEVRTSLRITGDVQVGSVNAKTILLRFSSEEDCKRVLMRNWATVSGARAWLSRWSPEWRPWCDSPFVPVWIEFPNLPFHLFDFSMLERICEPLGKIIDVDRATEMRSRPSVAKVRIEIDMRRPVLHWMWIGAGVKGFWQRICYDFIPKYCTECCCFGHLVNNCRRKKKIGEEGEDITGGGNGEGEQAPAENENRCMPHVCENVSMIDEVQAAARLEAEAVQVEQSLEELARKGISVDQFIGEAVLEAAVHIIEKAADDVMEEKGVEEVEKEGGGQAAATGLVTPHLFQ; this comes from the coding sequence ATGGAGCAGATTAGGGCAGAAGTTCGAACGAGCTTGCGAATTACAGGCGATGTGCAAGTAGGATCGGTGAATGCGAAAACTATTCTCCTCCGGTTCTCGTCTGAAGAAGATTGCAAGAGAGTGCTTATGAGGAACTGGGCGACAGTGAGCGGTGCGAGAGCTTGGCTTTCGAGATGGTCTCCAGAGTGGAGACCGTGGTGCGACTCGCCGTTTGTTCCGGTATGGATTGAGTTCCCTAATCTtccatttcatttatttgatttttcaatGCTTGAGCGAATTTGTGAGCCACTAGGGAAGATAATTGATGTAGATAGGGCAACTGAAATGAGGTCTCGCCCTAGTGTTGCGAAGGTTAGGATTGAGATTGATATGCGCAGGCCTGTGTTGCATTGGATGTGGATTGGAGCAGGGGTAAAAGGTTTTTGGCAGAGGATTTGCTATGATTTTATACCAAAGTATTGCACTGAATGTTGTTGTTTTGGTCACCTTGTGAATAACTGtcgaagaaaaaagaaaataggagAGGAGGGTGAGGACATAACTGGTGGTGGAAATGGTGAAGGGGAGCAAGCACCAGCAGAGAATGAGAATAGGTGCATGCCACATGTTTGTGAGAATGTTTCAATGATAGATGAAGTGCAAGCTGCTGCAAGGCTGGAGGCAGAGGCAGTCCAAGTGGAACAAAGTTTGGAGGAATTAGCTAGGAAAGGGATTAGTGTTGATCAGTTTATAGGTGAGGCAGTTCTTGAGGCTGCTGTACACATTATTGAGAAAGCTGCAGATGATGTAATGGAAGAAAAGGGGGTGGAGGAGGTGGAAAAAGAGGGGGGTGGACAGGCAGCTGCTACTGGgcttgtaacccctcacctattccagtaa